Proteins found in one Rhodovulum sp. MB263 genomic segment:
- a CDS encoding glycosyltransferase family 39 protein: protein MHTGAATPDRHGWLGPAAAVVLAVTALRVWLLWLNRMDLFVDEAQYWLWGRELAFGYYSKPPMIGWVIRATTGLAGSDAPFWVRLPAPLFHAATALILGRIAAGLWGARAAIWVALGYVTLPMVAVGSILISTDTIMFPFLALALGFWLRLLSRPGPGWALAAGLALGLAFLSKYAAIYYPLCAALAALLIPPARPRLRDAGLALLAFAATISPNVIWNLQNGMTTLEHTLDNADWVRAPSERAGFDISGLTEFLGSQFAVFGPVLFAALLWNALRWARQDAPSRLMLVFALPVVAIVSVEALLAGAYANWAAAAYLAGTLAVLPGLGRGWRISSFAINGTVALALPVLGVFAPVASLGGHPLLERYLGRADMSTTILDIAAAEGQGVILADNRDLLADLFYTGRDRDVSIYAPPPVGRAPNHYALRHALPDDLGGEVLYVAGGSPPACAEGVTPLADLAPQTGAYRGKRIRIFRLPASCWNG, encoded by the coding sequence ATGCACACCGGCGCCGCAACACCTGATCGTCACGGATGGCTGGGACCGGCTGCGGCCGTCGTTCTGGCCGTGACCGCGCTCCGGGTCTGGCTGCTCTGGCTGAACCGGATGGATCTTTTCGTCGACGAGGCCCAGTACTGGCTCTGGGGGCGCGAGCTGGCCTTCGGCTATTATTCGAAGCCGCCGATGATCGGCTGGGTGATCCGGGCCACGACCGGGCTTGCCGGCAGCGATGCGCCGTTCTGGGTGCGCTTGCCGGCGCCGCTGTTTCATGCCGCGACGGCGCTCATTCTCGGCCGGATCGCGGCCGGGCTCTGGGGCGCGCGGGCGGCTATCTGGGTGGCGCTGGGCTATGTCACGCTGCCGATGGTGGCGGTGGGCTCTATCCTGATCTCGACCGACACGATCATGTTCCCGTTTCTGGCGCTGGCGCTGGGTTTCTGGCTGAGGCTGCTGTCGCGGCCGGGACCGGGCTGGGCGCTGGCGGCGGGCCTGGCGCTGGGGCTGGCCTTTCTCTCGAAATACGCGGCGATCTATTATCCGCTCTGCGCGGCGCTCGCGGCATTGTTGATCCCGCCCGCGCGGCCCCGGCTGCGCGATGCGGGGCTGGCGCTTCTGGCCTTTGCGGCGACGATCTCGCCCAATGTGATCTGGAACCTGCAGAACGGCATGACCACGCTCGAGCATACGCTCGACAATGCCGACTGGGTGCGCGCGCCCTCTGAACGGGCGGGCTTCGACATTTCGGGCCTGACCGAGTTTCTGGGCAGCCAGTTCGCGGTCTTCGGACCGGTGCTGTTCGCGGCGCTGCTATGGAACGCTCTGCGCTGGGCGCGGCAGGATGCGCCGAGCCGGCTGATGCTGGTCTTCGCCTTGCCGGTCGTGGCCATCGTCTCGGTCGAGGCGCTGCTCGCCGGGGCCTATGCAAACTGGGCCGCGGCGGCCTACCTGGCGGGAACGCTGGCGGTGCTGCCGGGCCTCGGCCGGGGCTGGCGGATCAGTTCTTTCGCGATCAACGGAACGGTGGCGCTGGCGCTGCCGGTGCTGGGGGTCTTCGCCCCGGTGGCGAGCCTCGGCGGTCATCCGCTGCTGGAACGCTATCTCGGCCGCGCCGATATGAGCACCACGATCCTCGACATCGCCGCGGCCGAGGGGCAGGGCGTGATCCTGGCCGACAATCGCGACCTGCTGGCCGATCTCTTCTATACCGGGCGCGATCGGGATGTCTCGATCTATGCGCCGCCGCCGGTCGGGCGCGCGCCCAACCATTACGCGCTGCGCCATGCGCTGCCGGACGACCTCGGGGGAGAGGTGCTCTATGTCGCGGGGGGAAGCCCGCCTGCCTGTGCCGAGGGGGTGACGCCGCTGGCCGATCTCGCCCCCCAGACCGGCGCCTATCGCGGCAAGCGCATCCGCATCTTCCGGCTTCCGGCCAGCTGCTGGAATGGTTGA
- a CDS encoding tyrosine-type recombinase/integrase produces MRSIKTGFNAAVARAGIDHCTPHDLRRTAGRFMAEAGVPIEEIAEYLGHTNPNITRSTYARFSPEHLRRAAGSLEFGAPKLVQRTRVQTPKGRVSI; encoded by the coding sequence GTGCGATCGATCAAGACCGGTTTCAATGCTGCCGTTGCCCGTGCCGGAATTGATCACTGCACGCCGCACGATCTGCGCCGGACCGCTGGCCGCTTCATGGCGGAGGCCGGGGTGCCGATCGAGGAGATTGCGGAGTACCTCGGGCACACGAATCCGAACATCACGCGCTCGACCTATGCCAGGTTCAGTCCGGAACATTTGCGCCGCGCTGCCGGGTCTTTGGAGTTCGGAGCTCCGAAACTGGTTCAACGAACCAGAGTGCAAACACCAAAAGGTCGCGTAAGTATTTGA
- a CDS encoding ribbon-helix-helix domain-containing protein: MCQIFAGQDPERYQSTTRRLRLNGQSTSIRLENSFWAILDEIAASEGATTPAFISKLHAEVLERHGEPSNFTSLLRCTCLIFRETAPAGGPMAMAAE; the protein is encoded by the coding sequence ATGTGCCAGATCTTTGCCGGACAGGACCCCGAACGCTACCAGTCGACCACAAGGCGGCTGCGGCTCAACGGACAAAGCACCAGCATCCGACTGGAAAACAGCTTCTGGGCCATCCTCGACGAGATCGCAGCCTCGGAAGGCGCAACGACGCCCGCCTTCATCTCCAAGCTTCATGCCGAGGTGCTGGAACGGCATGGCGAGCCGTCGAATTTCACCTCGCTCCTGCGCTGCACCTGCCTGATCTTCCGCGAGACCGCCCCGGCAGGAGGCCCGATGGCGATGGCCGCCGAATAG
- a CDS encoding lipid-A-disaccharide synthase N-terminal domain-containing protein produces MQIETLFGWLHVDSWAEFWWVAVGLGGQLMFTARFLVQWIASERARNSVVPVAFWYFSMAGGLILLAYAIYRKDPVFILGQVTGVFIYTRNLWLIHAHRRRNT; encoded by the coding sequence ATGCAGATTGAGACGCTGTTCGGCTGGCTGCATGTCGACAGCTGGGCCGAGTTCTGGTGGGTGGCGGTCGGACTGGGCGGCCAGCTCATGTTCACTGCGCGCTTCCTCGTGCAGTGGATCGCCTCGGAACGTGCCCGCAACTCGGTGGTGCCTGTGGCCTTCTGGTATTTCTCGATGGCGGGCGGGCTGATCCTTCTGGCCTATGCGATCTACCGCAAGGACCCGGTCTTCATCCTAGGGCAGGTGACCGGCGTCTTCATCTATACCCGCAATCTCTGGCTGATCCATGCACACCGGCGCCGCAACACCTGA
- the mntR gene encoding manganese-binding transcriptional regulator MntR has protein sequence MPPDMPPPADRFLRAREAQAVALLEDYVEMIGDLIAEHGEARVADIAQRMGVAHPTATKAVSRLKREGLAVSRPYRGVFLTEDGAALADRVRQRHRVVVDMLVAVGVPREAAEIDAEGIEHHVSETTLHAFERYLTKSG, from the coding sequence ATGCCGCCCGACATGCCCCCGCCCGCCGACCGCTTCCTCCGCGCCCGCGAGGCGCAGGCCGTCGCGCTGCTTGAGGATTATGTCGAGATGATCGGCGATCTGATCGCCGAACATGGCGAGGCGCGGGTGGCCGACATCGCCCAGCGCATGGGCGTTGCGCATCCGACCGCGACCAAGGCGGTCTCGCGGCTCAAGCGCGAGGGGCTGGCGGTCTCGCGGCCCTATCGGGGCGTGTTCCTGACCGAAGATGGCGCGGCGCTGGCCGACCGGGTGCGCCAGCGTCACCGCGTGGTGGTCGATATGCTGGTGGCGGTGGGCGTACCGCGCGAGGCGGCCGAGATTGACGCCGAGGGCATCGAGCACCATGTCTCGGAGACCACGCTGCACGCCTTCGAACGCTATCTCACGAAAAGCGGCTGA
- the cobU gene encoding bifunctional adenosylcobinamide kinase/adenosylcobinamide-phosphate guanylyltransferase — protein sequence MGRIILVTGGARSGKSSHAEARVRSMPGAPVYIATSEPQDDEMRDRVARHRAARGPGWTLIEEPLDLVGALERSDGAGPRLVDCLTLWLSNHMFAGRDWEPEAGALTAALARQQSPVVLVSNEVGMGIVPENALARAFRDAQGWVNQRVAKVADEVEFVVSGLPLRVK from the coding sequence ATGGGACGGATCATTCTGGTGACCGGCGGGGCGCGGTCGGGCAAGAGCAGCCATGCCGAAGCGCGGGTCCGTTCGATGCCGGGCGCGCCGGTCTATATCGCCACTTCCGAGCCGCAGGATGACGAGATGCGCGACCGCGTGGCCCGGCACCGGGCGGCGCGCGGGCCGGGCTGGACATTGATCGAGGAACCGCTCGATCTGGTCGGTGCGCTTGAGCGCAGCGATGGCGCCGGGCCGCGGCTGGTCGATTGCCTGACGCTCTGGCTGTCCAATCACATGTTCGCAGGGCGCGACTGGGAGCCAGAGGCCGGGGCGCTGACCGCGGCGCTCGCGCGCCAGCAATCGCCGGTGGTGCTGGTCTCGAACGAGGTCGGCATGGGCATCGTGCCCGAAAACGCCTTGGCCCGGGCCTTCCGCGATGCCCAGGGCTGGGTCAACCAGCGCGTGGCCAAGGTTGCCGACGAGGTCGAATTCGTGGTGTCGGGCCTGCCCTTGCGGGTGAAGTGA
- a CDS encoding LacI family DNA-binding transcriptional regulator has translation MTADPPDRPRRPLTLRDVSEASGVSEMTVSRVLRQSGDVSEKTRARVLEAAKRLGYVPNRIAGGLASQRVNLVGVIIPSLSNMVFPEVLAGINEVFEDTPLQPVFGLSRYDPPHEEKVLFEMLSWRPSGLIVTGLEHSEATRAMLRAAGIPVVEILDLDGEPIDSVVGISHRRAGAEMARAIAAAGYRRIGFLGTKMPMDHRARKRFEGFTGALGRAGLEVVDQEFYSGGSGLEKGREMTRALLDRHPDLDFLYFSNDMIAAGGLLYCLERGFDVPGKLGLAGFNGIELLNGLPLRPATMDIQRREIGRRAAQIIADCVGKGLPGKGERVALSPRIDPGDTLRADLARCGQAVRDQV, from the coding sequence GTGACCGCAGACCCGCCCGACAGACCGCGCCGACCGTTGACGCTGCGCGACGTGTCCGAAGCCTCGGGCGTCAGCGAGATGACGGTCAGCCGCGTGCTGCGGCAAAGCGGCGATGTCTCGGAAAAGACCCGTGCCCGGGTGCTGGAGGCCGCCAAGCGGTTGGGATATGTGCCGAACCGCATCGCGGGCGGGCTGGCCAGCCAGCGGGTGAACCTCGTCGGCGTGATCATCCCGTCGTTGTCGAACATGGTCTTTCCCGAGGTGCTGGCGGGCATCAACGAGGTGTTCGAGGACACGCCGTTGCAGCCCGTCTTCGGCCTGTCGCGCTATGATCCGCCGCATGAGGAGAAGGTGCTGTTCGAGATGCTGTCCTGGCGGCCGTCGGGGCTGATCGTGACCGGGCTCGAGCATTCCGAGGCGACCCGGGCGATGCTGCGGGCCGCGGGTATTCCGGTGGTCGAGATCCTCGATCTCGATGGCGAGCCCATCGACTCGGTCGTCGGCATCTCCCATCGCCGGGCCGGGGCCGAGATGGCGCGGGCCATCGCCGCGGCGGGCTATCGCCGGATCGGCTTTCTCGGCACCAAGATGCCGATGGATCACCGGGCGCGCAAACGCTTCGAGGGCTTCACCGGGGCGCTCGGCCGGGCGGGGCTCGAGGTCGTCGACCAGGAATTCTATTCGGGCGGCTCTGGGCTCGAGAAGGGGCGCGAGATGACGCGGGCGCTTCTGGACCGTCACCCCGACTTGGATTTTCTGTATTTCTCCAACGACATGATCGCCGCGGGCGGGCTGCTTTACTGTCTGGAGCGCGGTTTCGACGTGCCGGGCAAGCTGGGGCTGGCGGGCTTCAATGGCATCGAGCTTCTGAACGGGCTGCCGCTGCGCCCGGCCACGATGGACATCCAGCGCCGCGAGATCGGTCGTCGCGCGGCGCAGATCATCGCCGATTGCGTCGGGAAGGGCCTGCCCGGCAAGGGCGAGCGGGTGGCGCTGAGCCCGCGGATCGATCCGGGCGACACGCTGCGCGCCGACCTTGCCAGATGTGGACAAGCCGTCCGCGATCAGGTTTAA
- a CDS encoding glycosyltransferase family 2 protein: MPAVSIVIPMKNEAENVAFLLGEIAEACAVLDSHEVIVVDDGSTDATAAIVAERMKTDPSLRLLRHPSSGGQSAAVHSGVLAARAPVVCTLDGDGQNPPAELPKLWAPLLADETGRLGLVAGQRVGRQDTASKKWASRAANAIRGRLLKDGTRDTGCGLKGFRRDLFLTLPYFDHMHRYLPALFRRDGWEIALVDVSHRERHAGASNYSNLQRALVGAYDLIGVSWLIRRRKKARAAEEPRHAD; encoded by the coding sequence ATGCCAGCCGTTTCCATCGTCATCCCCATGAAGAACGAGGCCGAGAACGTGGCCTTCCTTCTCGGGGAAATCGCCGAGGCCTGCGCGGTGCTCGACAGCCATGAGGTGATCGTCGTCGATGACGGCTCGACCGATGCCACCGCGGCCATCGTCGCCGAGCGGATGAAGACCGACCCGTCGCTGCGCCTGCTGCGCCACCCGAGTTCGGGCGGGCAGAGCGCGGCCGTCCATAGCGGTGTGCTGGCTGCCCGCGCGCCGGTGGTCTGCACGCTCGATGGCGACGGCCAGAACCCGCCCGCCGAGCTGCCGAAGCTCTGGGCGCCGCTCTTGGCCGACGAGACCGGTCGGCTGGGTCTGGTGGCGGGCCAGCGCGTCGGGCGGCAGGATACGGCCTCGAAGAAATGGGCCTCGCGCGCGGCCAATGCGATCCGGGGCCGGCTGCTGAAGGACGGCACCCGCGACACCGGCTGCGGGCTCAAGGGCTTCCGGCGCGACCTGTTCCTGACGCTGCCCTATTTCGACCACATGCACCGCTATCTGCCCGCGCTGTTCCGGCGCGACGGCTGGGAGATCGCTCTGGTCGATGTCAGCCATCGCGAGCGCCATGCCGGGGCGTCGAATTACAGCAATCTTCAGCGTGCGCTGGTCGGTGCCTATGACCTGATCGGGGTGTCCTGGCTGATCCGCCGCCGCAAGAAGGCGCGGGCCGCCGAGGAGCCGCGGCATGCAGATTGA
- a CDS encoding Nramp family divalent metal transporter, which yields MSPSDRTRLEMSDFLSGKRHGLRARLLFVGPAVIASVAYMDPGNYATNIQAGAGYGYTLLWVVLLANLIAMLFQGLSARLGIVTGKNLAELCRDHFPRPLVGVMWAVSEVAAMATDLAEFLGGAIGLSLLLELPLIVGMAITAIVTYAILLVQGRGFRPIELIIGALVGVIGLCYLAEILIAPVDWGAAGLGLVTPAMPDAAALTIAVGIIGATVMPHAIYLHSGLTQTRAVIHSEAERAKVLRYSDIEVVAALAVAGIVNIAMVMMAASAFHSGHSEVSEIETAYHTLTPLLGAAAAGVFLLSLIASGISSSVVGTMAGQMIMQGFLRIRIPIWLRRLVTMLPAFAVVAAGVNATQALVVSQVILSIALPVPMIALIVFAGRRDVMGAYATGPLLRALAIAGAAMVLSLNAVLLAGAFGLDLPFLGSLIVGG from the coding sequence ATGAGCCCCAGCGACCGTACCCGCCTGGAAATGTCCGACTTTCTTTCGGGCAAGCGGCATGGTCTTCGGGCCCGGCTGCTGTTCGTGGGGCCGGCCGTGATCGCCTCGGTCGCCTATATGGACCCGGGCAATTACGCGACCAATATCCAGGCCGGCGCAGGCTACGGCTATACGCTGCTCTGGGTGGTGCTGCTGGCGAACCTGATCGCGATGCTGTTTCAGGGGCTGTCGGCGCGGCTTGGCATCGTCACCGGCAAGAACCTGGCCGAGCTGTGCCGCGACCACTTTCCGCGACCGCTGGTGGGGGTGATGTGGGCGGTCAGCGAGGTCGCGGCCATGGCCACCGATCTGGCCGAGTTCCTGGGCGGGGCCATCGGGCTGTCCTTGCTGCTCGAGCTGCCGCTGATCGTCGGCATGGCGATCACCGCCATCGTCACCTATGCGATCCTGCTGGTCCAGGGCCGGGGTTTCCGGCCGATCGAGCTGATCATCGGCGCGCTGGTGGGCGTGATCGGGCTTTGCTACCTGGCCGAGATCCTGATCGCGCCGGTCGACTGGGGCGCGGCGGGGCTGGGCCTCGTGACGCCCGCCATGCCCGATGCCGCCGCTCTGACCATCGCCGTCGGTATCATCGGCGCCACCGTCATGCCGCATGCGATCTACCTGCATTCGGGCCTGACCCAGACCCGCGCCGTCATCCACAGCGAGGCCGAGCGCGCCAAGGTGCTGCGCTATTCTGATATCGAGGTGGTGGCGGCGCTGGCCGTGGCCGGGATCGTCAACATCGCGATGGTGATGATGGCGGCCAGTGCCTTTCACAGCGGCCATAGCGAGGTCTCGGAGATCGAGACCGCCTATCACACCCTGACCCCGCTTCTGGGCGCGGCGGCGGCGGGTGTGTTCCTGCTGTCGCTGATCGCCTCGGGCATTTCCAGTTCGGTCGTCGGCACGATGGCGGGGCAGATGATCATGCAGGGCTTTCTCAGGATCCGTATCCCGATCTGGCTGCGGCGGCTGGTGACGATGCTGCCCGCCTTCGCGGTGGTCGCAGCCGGGGTCAACGCCACCCAGGCGCTGGTCGTCAGCCAGGTGATCCTGTCGATCGCGCTGCCGGTGCCGATGATCGCGCTGATCGTCTTTGCCGGGCGGCGTGACGTCATGGGGGCCTATGCCACTGGGCCGCTGCTGCGCGCGCTGGCCATTGCCGGGGCGGCGATGGTGCTCAGCCTGAACGCGGTTCTGCTGGCCGGGGCCTTCGGGCTCGACCTGCCGTTTCTCGGATCTCTGATCGTGGGGGGCTAG